The following are encoded together in the Nymphaea colorata isolate Beijing-Zhang1983 chromosome 14, ASM883128v2, whole genome shotgun sequence genome:
- the LOC116267683 gene encoding 26S proteasome regulatory subunit 6A-like isoform X1, translating to MADNFFEEDQLASMPIEDIVRASLLLDNEIRILKAYPFLPFCFSIFLSGLCLSPSSVGFRGEFEGTSDVLHSIIGFPDVEDFNCFALLLVGDVKDEMQRTNLELENLKDNIKENQEKIKLNKQIPYLVGSIVELLRGGHEHLSNRVIIIESPFCS from the exons ATGGCGGACAACTTCTTCGAGGAAGACCAGCTGGCGTCCATGCCCATCGAGGACATAGTTAGAGCTTCTCTTCTCCTCGACAACGAGATCAGGATCCTCAAGGCATACCCATTTCTCCCTTTCTGTTTCTCGATTTTTCTCTCTGGGTTGTGCCTATCGCCTAGTTCTGTGGGATTTAGGGGGGAATTCGAAGGCACTTCGGATGTTCTTCATTCGATTATTGGTTTTCCTGACGTTGAGGACTTTAATTGTTTCGCCCTGCTTTTGGTGGGTGACGTGAAGGATGAGATGCAGAGGACGAATCTCGAATTGGAGAATCTGAAGGATAATATCAAAGAGAACCAAGAGAAGATCAAGCTGAACAAGCAAATTCCCTACTTGGTTGGCAGCATTGTGGAG CTCCTGAGAGGAGGACATGAACACTTGAGCAATCGAGTGATCATAATTGAAAGTCCTTTTTGTTCCTAG
- the LOC116267683 gene encoding 26S proteasome regulatory subunit 6A-like isoform X2: protein MADNFFEEDQLASMPIEDIVRASLLLDNEIRILKAYPFLPFCFSIFLSGLCLSPSSVGFRGEFEGTSDVLHSIIGFPDVEDFNCFALLLVGDVKDEMQRTNLELENLKDNIKENQEKIKLNKQIPYLVGSIVETSHYADRVRSGTMLIM, encoded by the exons ATGGCGGACAACTTCTTCGAGGAAGACCAGCTGGCGTCCATGCCCATCGAGGACATAGTTAGAGCTTCTCTTCTCCTCGACAACGAGATCAGGATCCTCAAGGCATACCCATTTCTCCCTTTCTGTTTCTCGATTTTTCTCTCTGGGTTGTGCCTATCGCCTAGTTCTGTGGGATTTAGGGGGGAATTCGAAGGCACTTCGGATGTTCTTCATTCGATTATTGGTTTTCCTGACGTTGAGGACTTTAATTGTTTCGCCCTGCTTTTGGTGGGTGACGTGAAGGATGAGATGCAGAGGACGAATCTCGAATTGGAGAATCTGAAGGATAATATCAAAGAGAACCAAGAGAAGATCAAGCTGAACAAGCAAATTCCCTACTTGGTTGGCAGCATTGTGGAG ACCTCCCACTATGCTGATCGTGTGAGAAGTGGCACCATGCTGATCATGTGA
- the LOC116267641 gene encoding uncharacterized protein LOC116267641: MKASSSSKGPNVEGQKGLPTSRNQFSALMELDNTNEEPVRSPITTNDVSPLQDHTDRVRMHQSHHEPRNDITTRRVKGKDIIKAATENWTNLVNPFYRIESLPIEIPSGFSFKSSSKHNSQPIVKAPRDGQVDVHNVDPQAGNFQLLFSAGDVTHSRGRGSRLSGHRKFAQDTANRSFVDSEPAGPAGKRKRVSHCRVEAPSNTLHHLRPMTFLLVAVKVLLRSTSDHLALKVSTCFTPNSANRPLVRVIKKLELTQSSLFSWAKSCVGDISLCIKSLRDELDKLLSLELASAVNDKNHEILIRNELKHP, from the exons ATGAAGGCTTCCAGCTCCAGCAAAGGGCCTAATGTGGAAGGGCAGAAGGGATTACCTACATCTAGGAATCAATTCTCTGCTCTAATGGAGTTGGATAATACTAACGAGGAACCAGTGAGGAGCCCTATCACCACCAACGATGTTTCTCCCCTTCAGGATCATACTGATAGAGTTCGCATGCATCAATCCCACCATGAACCTAGGAACGACATCACTACAAGGAGAGTTAAGGGCAAAGACATTATCAAGGCTGCAACTGAGAACTGGACCAACTTGGTTAACCCCTTCTATCGAATCGAAAGTTTGCCTATTGAAATACCCTCTGGCTTTTCATTCAAATCATCCTCTAAGCACAATTCTCAGCCCATTGTTAAAGCTCCCCGTGATGGCCAAGTGGATGTCCATAATGTTGATCCACAAGCTGgtaattttcaacttttgttttcaGCAGGGGATGTTACTCATAGTCGTGGGAGGGGCAGCAGACTGTCTGGTCATAGGAAATTTGCTCAGGATACTGCAAATCGCAGTTTTGTCGATTCGGAACCAGCAGGGCCAGCTGGAAAGCGTAAGCGCGTGAGCCATTGCCGGGTAGAGGCCCCTTCAAACACCCTCCACCATCTCAGACCAATGACTTTCCTACTAGTGGCGGTGAAG GTCCTTCTTAGATCGACTTCTGACCACCTTGCTCTCAAAGTGTCTACTTGTTTCACTCCAAACTCTGCTAATCG CCCCCTGGTGAGGGTGATCAAGAAATTGGAACTCACTCAATCTAGTCTTTTTAGTTGGGCTAAGAGTTGTGTGGGCGACATTTCACTCTGTATCAAATCTTTAAGGGATGAACTTGACAAACTCCTATCTCTTGAACTGGCTTCTGCTGTTAATGACAAGAATCATGAGATTCTAATCCGAAATGAATTGAAGCACCCTTGA
- the LOC116267683 gene encoding 26S proteasome regulatory subunit 6A homolog isoform X3 translates to MADNFFEEDQLASMPIEDIVRASLLLDNEIRILKDEMQRTNLELENLKDNIKENQEKIKLNKQIPYLVGSIVELLRGGHEHLSNRVIIIESPFCS, encoded by the exons ATGGCGGACAACTTCTTCGAGGAAGACCAGCTGGCGTCCATGCCCATCGAGGACATAGTTAGAGCTTCTCTTCTCCTCGACAACGAGATCAGGATCCTCAAG GATGAGATGCAGAGGACGAATCTCGAATTGGAGAATCTGAAGGATAATATCAAAGAGAACCAAGAGAAGATCAAGCTGAACAAGCAAATTCCCTACTTGGTTGGCAGCATTGTGGAG CTCCTGAGAGGAGGACATGAACACTTGAGCAATCGAGTGATCATAATTGAAAGTCCTTTTTGTTCCTAG
- the LOC126409236 gene encoding uncharacterized protein LOC126409236 yields MASPLAPIASNQKFPCPSTLNVANFISVKLSQTNFLLWKTQVFCLIESQDLQGFINGEVTAPDQFIITGSKQKTNPTMEDVRSTPTWMDHRESGRVIAEGQRLDDLYVFVAETKEACFSNRQKVVSLEIWHRRLVHVNFGILKFLNRQNQIYYL; encoded by the exons ATGGCTTCTCCCCTTGCTCCCATCGCATCAAATCAAAAGTTTCCTTGCCCATCCACATTGAATGTGGCCAACTTCATTTCCGTAAAGCTTTCTCAAACAAACTTCCTTTTATGGAAAACACAAGTGTTTTGCCTTATTGAAAGTCAAGACTTGCAAGGATTCATCAACGGAGAAGTCACTGCACCAGATCAATTCATCATCACTGGTAGCAAGCAAAAAACCAATCCTACAATGGAAGATGTCAGATCGACTCCTACGTGGATGGATCACAG GGAATCAGGGCGAGTGATTGCTGAAGGCCAACGGCTGGATGATCTTTATGTTTTTGTGGCAGAAACAAAAGAGGCATGCTTCTCCAATCGTCAAAAGGTGGTTAGTCTTGAAATATGGCATAGAAGATTAGTTCATGTtaattttggaattttaaaGTTCTTGAATAGACAAAACCAGATCTATTATCTATAG